One part of the Vicinamibacterales bacterium genome encodes these proteins:
- a CDS encoding ATP-binding protein: MPASRPREPRLSHDRRILLMALASASPGAIISLIFLWTGDYTPKVQWTLTVFIVAFCLGFAFALRERVVLPLQTLSNLLAALGEGDFSIRARGARGGDPLGEVMTEVNTLVETLRHQRLDALEATTLLRKVMAEIDVAVYTFDADRELTFVNRAGAQLLAQVPERMLQRRAEELGLEDCLDGDTPRVINTAFPGGVGRWEIRRSSFRQGGRPHELLVLSDLSHPLREEERQAFQRLIRVIGHEMNNSLAPIKSIAGSLATIVQRDPPPADWRDDVQRGLGVIESRSESLSRFMSAYARLARLPPPRLAPLEVGALVDRVVTLEKGHNVEVGGGPRLLIQGDRDQLEQLLINLCRNAVDAVRETSGAVRVGWQRLPGSSPPAMELWVEDEGPGLSNTGNLFVPFFTTKPGGSGIGLVLSRQIAEGHGGTLMLENREDRTGCRASLRLPLQPAMPARLAEQSA, encoded by the coding sequence ATGCCGGCGTCCCGCCCGCGCGAGCCGCGTCTCAGTCACGATCGCCGCATCCTGTTGATGGCGCTCGCCTCGGCGAGCCCCGGCGCGATCATCTCGCTCATCTTCCTCTGGACGGGCGACTACACGCCCAAGGTCCAGTGGACGCTCACCGTCTTCATCGTCGCCTTCTGCCTCGGCTTCGCCTTCGCCCTGCGCGAGCGCGTCGTCCTGCCGCTGCAAACCCTCTCGAACCTGCTCGCCGCTCTCGGCGAAGGGGATTTCTCGATTCGCGCCCGTGGCGCGCGCGGCGGCGATCCGCTCGGCGAGGTCATGACCGAGGTGAATACGCTGGTCGAGACGCTGCGTCATCAGCGGCTCGACGCCCTCGAGGCAACGACCCTGCTGCGCAAGGTGATGGCGGAGATCGACGTCGCCGTCTACACCTTCGACGCCGATCGCGAGCTGACCTTCGTCAACCGCGCCGGCGCGCAGCTGCTGGCGCAGGTGCCGGAGCGAATGCTCCAGCGCAGGGCCGAAGAGCTCGGACTCGAGGACTGTCTCGACGGCGACACTCCGCGCGTCATCAACACGGCTTTTCCCGGCGGCGTCGGCCGCTGGGAGATCCGCCGCAGCTCGTTCCGCCAGGGCGGCAGGCCGCACGAACTGCTCGTGCTGTCCGACCTGAGCCACCCGCTGCGCGAGGAGGAACGGCAGGCGTTTCAGCGCCTGATCCGGGTCATCGGCCACGAGATGAACAATTCGCTGGCGCCGATCAAGTCCATCGCCGGCAGCCTGGCGACCATCGTGCAGCGCGACCCGCCCCCCGCCGACTGGCGCGACGACGTGCAGCGCGGTCTTGGCGTGATCGAATCGCGATCCGAGTCGCTGAGCCGGTTCATGAGCGCCTACGCGCGGCTCGCCAGACTGCCACCGCCCCGGCTGGCGCCGCTCGAAGTCGGCGCGCTCGTCGACCGCGTCGTCACGCTCGAGAAGGGGCACAATGTCGAGGTCGGCGGCGGGCCGCGCCTGCTGATTCAGGGCGATCGCGATCAGCTCGAGCAGCTGTTGATCAACCTGTGTCGCAACGCGGTCGACGCCGTGCGCGAGACGAGCGGGGCCGTCCGCGTCGGCTGGCAGCGGCTGCCCGGTTCGTCTCCGCCGGCCATGGAGCTGTGGGTCGAGGACGAGGGACCTGGACTCTCCAATACCGGGAACCTGTTCGTGCCGTTCTTCACGACGAAACCGGGGGGATCGGGCATCGGCCTGGTGCTGAGCCGCCAGATCGCCGAAGGCCACGGGGGTACGCTGATGCTCGAGAATCGGGAAGACCGCACCGGCTGCCGGGCGAGTCTGCGCCTGCCGCTGCAGCCGGCGATGCCGGCGCGGCTCGCAGAACAGTCAGCGTGA
- a CDS encoding sigma-54 dependent transcriptional regulator: protein MLITDHLKEQRDERHVVRSADPRVLIADDQSDVLEALRLLLKAEGFVLETASSPAGVLAAVEAREFDVALIDLNYTRDTTSGEEGLNLLSRIQGLDPTLPVVVMTAWGSVEVAVEAMRRGARDFIQKPWDNARLLAIVRTQIELSQALRKGQRLEAENSLLRGDGMPKVIAESPGMQNVLQVIARVGPSDANVLVLGENGTGKGVVARALHAVSSRASRPMVIVNSGGVSEGVFESELFGHVRGAFTDARSDRVGRFELADQGTLFLDEIANVPLSQQAKLLRIIETGEFERLGSSRTRRVDTRIISATNANLTDEVAAGRFRQDLLFRLNTIEIRLPPLRDRREDLPLLAQHFLRQHAQRYRKRLTGFESGAMQMLLEHGWPGNVRELDHAVERAVLMSAGPLVKPTDLGLRAGKEGGGRLEDMSLEDVECFLIKKAMTRYDGNVSQAAKALGLSRSALYRRLQRYGL from the coding sequence ATGCTCATCACCGATCATCTCAAGGAACAGCGCGACGAGCGCCACGTCGTCCGGTCCGCCGACCCGCGTGTCCTCATCGCCGACGACCAGTCGGACGTCCTCGAAGCGCTGCGGCTGCTGCTCAAGGCCGAAGGCTTCGTGCTCGAGACCGCCTCGTCGCCGGCCGGCGTGCTCGCCGCCGTCGAAGCGCGCGAGTTCGACGTGGCTCTCATCGATCTCAACTACACCCGCGACACGACGTCCGGCGAAGAGGGGCTCAATCTGTTGTCGCGCATCCAGGGGCTCGACCCGACGCTGCCGGTCGTCGTGATGACGGCGTGGGGCAGTGTCGAGGTCGCGGTCGAGGCGATGCGCCGCGGGGCTCGCGACTTCATCCAGAAGCCGTGGGACAACGCGCGGCTCCTGGCGATCGTGCGGACCCAGATCGAGCTGAGCCAGGCGTTGCGCAAGGGGCAGCGCCTCGAAGCCGAGAATTCGCTGCTGCGCGGCGACGGCATGCCGAAGGTGATCGCCGAATCGCCGGGCATGCAGAACGTGCTGCAGGTGATCGCGCGCGTCGGGCCATCCGACGCCAACGTGCTGGTGCTCGGCGAGAACGGTACCGGCAAGGGCGTCGTCGCGCGGGCGCTGCACGCCGTCTCGAGCCGCGCCTCGCGACCGATGGTGATCGTGAATTCCGGCGGCGTCTCGGAAGGGGTGTTCGAGAGCGAGCTGTTCGGCCACGTCCGCGGCGCGTTCACCGACGCGCGGAGCGACCGCGTCGGCCGTTTCGAGCTGGCCGACCAAGGCACGCTGTTCCTCGACGAAATCGCGAACGTGCCCCTCAGTCAGCAGGCCAAGCTGCTGCGGATCATCGAGACCGGAGAATTCGAGCGGCTCGGCTCCTCGCGCACCCGCCGCGTCGACACTCGCATCATCTCGGCGACCAACGCCAACCTGACCGACGAGGTCGCCGCCGGCCGCTTCCGCCAGGACCTGCTCTTCCGCTTGAACACCATCGAGATCCGTCTGCCGCCGCTGCGCGATCGCCGCGAAGACCTGCCGCTGCTGGCCCAGCACTTCCTCCGGCAGCACGCCCAGCGCTATCGCAAGCGGCTGACCGGCTTCGAAAGCGGGGCGATGCAGATGCTCCTCGAGCACGGCTGGCCCGGCAACGTCCGCGAGCTCGATCACGCGGTCGAACGGGCCGTGCTGATGTCGGCGGGCCCGTTGGTGAAGCCGACTGATCTCGGCCTGCGCGCCGGCAAGGAGGGAGGCGGCCGCCTCGAGGACATGAGCCTTGAAGACGTCGAGTGCTTCCTGATCAAGAAGGCGATGACCCGCTATGACGGCAACGTCTCGCAGGCCGCCAAGGCGCTCGGCCTGAGCCGGTCCGCGCTCTATCGCCGCCTGCAGCGCTACGGCCTGTAG
- the upp gene encoding uracil phosphoribosyltransferase, giving the protein MSVHLIEHPLVQDALVTLRDHATPPELFRRMAVRISLLLAAEATRDLPATAVTVQTPLAPADGRRVTADVVVVPVLRAGLGMLDAVLELIPSARVGHIGLQRDESTAIASQYYSKLPRGLQNSVVLMIDPMLATGGSAVAALDHLTSAGARDIRMICIVAAPEGVDLVQRHHPGVRIYTPAIDRQLNDHKYIVPGLGDFGDRLYGTL; this is encoded by the coding sequence GTGTCGGTCCACCTCATCGAGCACCCGCTCGTGCAGGACGCGCTCGTGACGCTGCGTGACCACGCCACGCCGCCCGAGCTGTTCCGGCGGATGGCGGTGCGCATCAGCCTGCTCCTCGCCGCCGAGGCGACGCGCGACCTGCCGGCGACCGCCGTCACCGTGCAGACGCCGCTGGCGCCGGCCGACGGGCGACGCGTCACCGCTGACGTCGTGGTGGTTCCGGTGCTGCGCGCCGGCCTCGGGATGCTCGACGCGGTGCTCGAGCTCATCCCCTCGGCGCGGGTCGGCCACATCGGGCTGCAGCGCGACGAGAGCACCGCCATCGCGTCGCAGTACTATTCGAAACTGCCGCGCGGCCTCCAGAACAGCGTCGTGCTGATGATCGACCCGATGCTGGCGACCGGCGGCAGCGCGGTGGCGGCGCTCGATCACCTGACCAGCGCCGGCGCGCGCGACATCCGCATGATCTGCATCGTCGCCGCACCGGAAGGCGTCGATCTGGTGCAGCGCCATCATCCGGGCGTCCGCATCTATACGCCGGCGATCGACCGGCAGTTGAACGACCACAAGTACATCGTGCCGGGGCTCGGCGACTTCGGCGATCGCCTCTACGGAACGCTGTGA
- a CDS encoding amidohydrolase, with protein MLSRLTLVAAIAALLAQAPRIRTVSLVITNGTVVTVDAARRVIPRGAVAIDGRDIVAVDTADQVAASYRGRDTIDASGSVVMPGLINTHTHAPMVLFRGLADDLALMDWLQKYIFPAEAKTVSPEFVRVGTRLAALEMIESGTTTYTDMYYFEDEIARATKAAGLRGVLGETIIRFPVADAKTPADSLALTERFAREFAGDDLITPAVAPHAMYTLDADTLKACRALADRLHIPVIIHLAETSDEVKTAQDQYHLTPTAFLDSIGFWGPRTVAAHAVHVTPADIEILAARHVGVSHNPESNMKLASGTAPVEAMRRAGVVVGLGTDGAASNNDLDMFEAMRQAAFLQKLVDNDPRAIPAPVAVEMATIDGARVLGMEKTIGSLESGKRADVIVVSMAAARQTPMYDPVSHLVYVTRGDDVQTTIVNGRVLMRDRKVLTLDARQVLADARAMADKVRAAVR; from the coding sequence ATGCTGAGCCGGTTGACACTCGTGGCCGCGATCGCCGCCCTCCTGGCGCAGGCGCCGCGCATACGGACCGTGTCGCTGGTGATCACCAACGGCACGGTGGTGACGGTCGACGCGGCGCGGCGCGTGATTCCGCGCGGCGCGGTCGCCATCGACGGCCGCGACATCGTCGCGGTCGACACGGCCGATCAGGTGGCCGCGAGCTATCGCGGCCGCGACACCATCGACGCCTCCGGCAGCGTCGTCATGCCGGGTCTGATCAACACGCACACCCACGCGCCGATGGTGCTGTTCCGCGGCCTGGCCGACGATCTGGCGTTGATGGACTGGCTGCAGAAGTACATCTTCCCGGCCGAGGCAAAAACCGTCTCGCCTGAGTTCGTCCGCGTGGGCACGCGGCTGGCGGCGCTCGAAATGATCGAGTCCGGCACGACGACCTACACCGACATGTATTATTTCGAGGACGAGATCGCGCGCGCCACCAAGGCGGCGGGTCTGCGCGGCGTGCTCGGCGAGACGATTATCCGGTTCCCGGTGGCCGACGCGAAGACGCCGGCCGACAGTCTGGCGCTGACGGAACGGTTCGCCCGCGAGTTCGCCGGCGACGACCTGATCACGCCGGCGGTCGCGCCGCACGCGATGTATACCCTCGACGCCGACACGCTCAAGGCGTGCCGCGCGCTGGCCGACCGCCTGCACATCCCCGTCATCATTCATCTCGCCGAGACGAGCGACGAGGTCAAGACCGCGCAGGACCAATACCACCTGACGCCGACGGCGTTTCTCGACTCGATCGGCTTCTGGGGGCCGCGCACGGTGGCGGCCCACGCGGTTCACGTGACGCCCGCCGACATCGAGATCCTGGCGGCGCGGCACGTCGGCGTGTCGCACAACCCCGAGAGCAACATGAAGCTCGCCAGCGGCACGGCGCCGGTGGAGGCGATGCGTCGGGCCGGGGTTGTCGTCGGGCTCGGCACCGACGGCGCCGCGAGCAACAACGACCTCGACATGTTCGAGGCCATGCGCCAGGCGGCGTTCCTGCAAAAGCTCGTCGACAACGACCCGCGTGCGATTCCGGCGCCGGTCGCGGTGGAGATGGCGACCATCGACGGCGCGCGCGTCCTCGGGATGGAGAAGACGATCGGCTCGCTCGAGTCCGGCAAGCGCGCCGACGTCATCGTCGTCTCGATGGCCGCGGCGCGGCAGACGCCGATGTACGACCCGGTGTCGCACCTGGTCTACGTGACGCGCGGCGACGACGTGCAGACGACGATCGTCAACGGCCGTGTGCTGATGCGCGACCGCAAGGTGCTGACGCTCGACGCGCGACAGGTGCTCGCCGATGCGCGCGCGATGGCCGACAAGGTCCGCGCCGCCGTCAGGTAA
- a CDS encoding RpiB/LacA/LacB family sugar-phosphate isomerase produces the protein MTRVFQIITEADARQIERGATVELAKGGHVTPLAADTLRERRVTVVPAGSVDPFLPADLAPKADIRRVAIAGDHTSGALRKAIVQHLRGKAIEVNDLGVDGVASVDYPDTAASVAKAVARGEADAGIVIDGAGIGSAIAANKVRGIRAAMVTTETVARYSREHNGTNVMTLGSTFLQPDEAIRLVDVWLSTPMKEPRYIRRLMKIRRLEESF, from the coding sequence GTGACGCGAGTGTTTCAGATCATCACCGAGGCGGACGCCAGGCAGATCGAACGCGGCGCGACCGTGGAACTTGCCAAGGGCGGGCACGTCACGCCGCTGGCGGCCGACACGCTGCGCGAGCGGCGCGTGACCGTGGTGCCGGCGGGCTCGGTCGATCCCTTCCTGCCGGCTGACCTGGCGCCGAAGGCGGACATCCGGCGCGTGGCGATCGCCGGCGATCACACGAGCGGCGCGCTGCGCAAGGCGATCGTCCAGCATCTGCGCGGCAAGGCGATCGAGGTCAACGATCTTGGCGTCGACGGCGTCGCGTCGGTTGATTATCCCGACACGGCGGCATCGGTCGCGAAGGCCGTCGCGCGGGGAGAAGCCGATGCCGGCATCGTCATCGACGGCGCAGGGATCGGGTCCGCGATTGCGGCGAACAAAGTCCGCGGCATCCGTGCCGCGATGGTGACCACCGAGACGGTTGCCCGATATTCCCGGGAGCACAACGGCACCAACGTCATGACCCTTGGGTCGACCTTCCTGCAACCCGACGAAGCGATCAGGCTGGTCGACGTCTGGCTGAGCACGCCCATGAAGGAACCGCGCTATATTCGTCGGCTGATGAAGATTCGGCGCCTCGAGGAGTCCTTCTGA
- a CDS encoding citryl-CoA lyase, protein MSRDHTRGAGGSEQWRTALTCIEPNKILLRGYPVDEIMGRLTFGEAIYTLLMGEVPSPGIGSLMEAVLVSFIDHGVTPPSTLAARNTATTGAPLRACVAAGILGFGRHHGGDIEPCMQFLDQGLERVRKGASYHEAATEIVTRCENAGEPMPGFGHRFHTRDPRAARLFQMALELEIEGTHIQMIRAVELVMAGLPDDRALPINIDGAIAAVCGDIGIPPEIANALFIISRVPGIAAQAQEERARQHPMRQIDPKDHIYDGAQQRRLPDKRR, encoded by the coding sequence GTGAGCCGCGACCACACGCGCGGAGCCGGCGGCAGCGAGCAGTGGCGGACGGCGCTCACCTGCATCGAGCCCAACAAGATCCTCCTCCGCGGCTACCCGGTCGACGAGATCATGGGGCGGCTGACGTTCGGCGAAGCGATCTACACGCTGCTGATGGGAGAAGTGCCATCGCCCGGCATCGGCAGCCTGATGGAAGCCGTGCTGGTCTCCTTCATCGATCACGGCGTGACGCCACCGTCGACGCTGGCCGCGCGAAACACGGCGACCACCGGCGCGCCGCTGCGCGCCTGCGTCGCGGCCGGCATTCTCGGCTTCGGGCGTCACCATGGCGGCGACATCGAGCCGTGCATGCAGTTCCTCGACCAGGGGCTGGAACGCGTGCGCAAGGGCGCCAGTTATCACGAGGCGGCCACCGAGATCGTCACCCGCTGCGAGAACGCCGGCGAGCCGATGCCGGGCTTCGGCCACCGCTTCCACACCCGCGACCCGCGCGCCGCGCGATTGTTCCAGATGGCGCTCGAGCTCGAGATTGAGGGGACGCACATCCAGATGATCCGAGCCGTGGAGCTGGTGATGGCCGGGCTTCCGGACGATCGCGCGCTGCCGATCAACATCGACGGTGCGATCGCGGCGGTGTGCGGCGACATCGGGATCCCGCCCGAGATCGCCAACGCCCTGTTCATCATCTCGCGCGTCCCCGGCATCGCCGCCCAGGCGCAGGAGGAGCGCGCGCGCCAGCATCCCATGCGTCAAATCGATCCGAAGGATCACATCTACGACGGGGCTCAACAGCGGCGGCTGCCCGACAAGCGGAGATAG
- the deoC gene encoding deoxyribose-phosphate aldolase yields MPDVMLNPQDLQRLVEIITEEVMGAQRRAAAAPSHCSCHAVLYDCCPDQLRGVIDAGATRIGLHASGGAAGGVASMIDHTLLKPDAMRSDVEKLCREAAEFHFATVCINPAWVRLAAQLLRGSGVGVCTVVGFPLGATTADVKHYETRRAIFDGAAEVDMVINIGALKSGDLQTVERDIEAVVQPCREASVISKVIIEAALLTDDEKVAACTLSKAAGADFVKTSTGFASGGATAHDVALMRRVVGAEMGVKAAGGVRDYEGLKAMVAAGASRVGASAGVKIVQESTGQKSAAAAPSGY; encoded by the coding sequence ATGCCGGACGTCATGCTGAATCCGCAGGATCTGCAGCGGCTCGTCGAGATCATCACCGAGGAGGTGATGGGCGCGCAGCGCCGCGCGGCGGCGGCGCCGTCCCACTGTAGCTGCCACGCGGTCCTCTACGACTGCTGTCCGGACCAGCTGCGCGGCGTCATCGACGCCGGCGCGACGCGCATCGGGCTGCACGCGAGCGGCGGAGCCGCCGGCGGCGTCGCGTCGATGATCGACCACACGCTTCTGAAACCGGATGCGATGCGGAGCGACGTCGAGAAGCTGTGCCGCGAAGCGGCCGAGTTCCACTTCGCCACGGTCTGTATCAACCCGGCCTGGGTCAGGCTGGCGGCGCAGTTGCTGCGCGGCAGCGGGGTTGGCGTGTGCACGGTCGTCGGGTTTCCGCTCGGCGCCACCACGGCCGACGTCAAGCACTACGAAACCCGGCGCGCCATCTTCGACGGCGCCGCCGAAGTCGACATGGTGATCAACATCGGCGCGCTCAAGTCGGGCGACCTGCAGACCGTCGAGCGCGACATCGAGGCAGTCGTGCAGCCATGCCGCGAGGCCAGCGTGATCAGCAAGGTGATCATCGAGGCGGCGCTGCTGACCGACGACGAGAAGGTGGCCGCCTGCACGCTGTCGAAGGCGGCGGGGGCCGACTTCGTCAAGACGTCGACCGGCTTCGCCTCGGGCGGCGCGACGGCGCACGACGTCGCCCTGATGCGGCGCGTAGTCGGCGCCGAGATGGGGGTCAAGGCGGCCGGGGGCGTGCGCGACTACGAAGGCCTGAAGGCGATGGTGGCCGCCGGCGCGTCGCGCGTTGGGGCGAGCGCCGGTGTCAAGATCGTCCAGGAATCGACCGGCCAGAAGAGCGCGGCCGCCGCTCCCTCAGGCTACTGA
- a CDS encoding DUF1080 domain-containing protein, translating into MRYLIAVYAVLALALAQAPGPGLVSPCPGCGYPPEARDDGNHVGWTSIFDGTTLTGWDGNPAVWKVEDGAITAESTAERRVGSTFIVWRGGEPADFELTLEIKAGQDIHSGVFYRGKVGPAPPRAIAPPRNPAAAARPQQAPPAVPADPRWNVMGYGLDFDYPLDNDGNVQDTTRAETQIGWRGHVVRMEPGLRPRVLGAIGDRDALRTVLRQGDWNQIHIIARGSTLTHIVNGQLMAVVVDDDTAARKAAGVIALQIEQYGTGKVSFRNIWLKQ; encoded by the coding sequence ATGCGTTATCTCATCGCCGTCTACGCCGTGCTCGCCCTGGCCCTCGCGCAGGCACCCGGACCAGGCCTCGTCAGTCCGTGCCCCGGCTGCGGCTATCCCCCCGAGGCGCGCGACGACGGCAATCACGTCGGATGGACGTCGATCTTCGATGGCACGACGCTGACCGGCTGGGACGGCAATCCCGCCGTGTGGAAGGTGGAGGACGGCGCGATCACCGCCGAGAGCACGGCCGAACGCCGCGTCGGTAGCACGTTCATCGTCTGGCGCGGCGGCGAGCCGGCCGATTTCGAACTGACGCTGGAGATCAAGGCCGGCCAGGACATCCACAGCGGCGTGTTCTATCGGGGCAAGGTCGGCCCGGCGCCCCCTCGCGCGATTGCCCCGCCGCGCAATCCAGCCGCGGCCGCCCGGCCGCAGCAGGCCCCGCCCGCCGTGCCGGCGGATCCGCGCTGGAACGTGATGGGCTACGGACTCGATTTCGACTACCCGCTCGACAACGACGGCAACGTCCAGGACACGACCCGCGCCGAGACGCAGATCGGCTGGCGGGGTCACGTCGTGCGCATGGAGCCGGGACTGCGTCCACGGGTGCTCGGCGCCATCGGAGATCGGGATGCCCTGCGCACCGTGCTGCGGCAGGGGGACTGGAACCAGATCCACATCATCGCCCGCGGCTCCACGCTCACCCACATCGTCAACGGTCAGTTGATGGCCGTCGTAGTAGACGACGATACGGCCGCGCGCAAAGCGGCAGGCGTGATCGCGCTCCAGATCGAGCAGTACGGGACGGGCAAGGTCTCGTTCCGCAATATCTGGCTGAAACAGTAA
- a CDS encoding mechanosensitive ion channel family protein — MPHLFANTVTWQAITGAVLPTIVVAWLAAEAARRAVAAAMRALLRDSLSTRLPSVQTPLRLIWLLTFGLVFAVLIFPAFEMTGARPRAGVHMRTLAEWAFDSGLRVLLISAVAFALIRMVAVGVKRFEHDVNFGTGLDALERAKRARTLGSVLTNVTTVVVLSIAALMILQQLRVDISPALTGAGVVGVALGFGAQNLVKDLIGGFFLILENQVRVGDVVAINGTGGLVEAINLRTTILRDEEGTVHIFPNGSISTLSNRSMQFSFYVVNLPLAYGEDVDTVTALLAGIAAQMQTETPYQPFILAPLEIIGVDAFEQTGIRVKVRIKTAPLKQWFIGREFRRRVNVAFQERGIQMWSPQLQATVSIPNAAAPDSDAAPTAGQAEGPR; from the coding sequence ATGCCGCACCTCTTCGCCAACACCGTGACCTGGCAGGCGATCACCGGCGCCGTGCTACCGACCATCGTCGTCGCATGGCTGGCGGCGGAAGCCGCCCGACGCGCCGTCGCCGCCGCGATGCGAGCGCTGCTGCGCGACAGTCTGTCGACCAGGCTGCCGTCGGTGCAGACGCCGCTGCGCCTGATCTGGCTGCTCACTTTCGGGCTCGTCTTCGCGGTGCTGATCTTCCCGGCGTTCGAGATGACGGGCGCGCGGCCGCGGGCCGGCGTCCACATGCGTACGCTCGCCGAATGGGCGTTCGACTCCGGTTTGCGCGTGCTGCTCATCTCCGCGGTTGCGTTCGCGTTGATCAGGATGGTTGCGGTCGGCGTGAAGCGGTTCGAGCACGACGTCAACTTCGGGACCGGCCTCGACGCGCTCGAACGGGCCAAGCGGGCGCGAACCCTCGGCAGCGTGCTCACCAACGTCACGACGGTCGTGGTGTTGTCGATTGCCGCGCTGATGATCCTGCAGCAGCTCCGCGTCGATATCTCTCCCGCCCTGACCGGCGCCGGCGTCGTCGGCGTAGCGCTCGGCTTCGGCGCGCAGAACCTCGTCAAGGATCTGATCGGCGGCTTCTTCCTGATCCTCGAGAACCAGGTCCGGGTCGGCGACGTCGTCGCGATCAACGGCACCGGCGGCCTCGTCGAGGCGATCAACCTGCGGACGACGATCCTGCGTGACGAGGAAGGCACCGTCCACATCTTTCCCAACGGCAGCATCAGCACGCTGAGCAACCGCAGCATGCAGTTCAGCTTCTACGTGGTCAACCTACCGCTCGCCTACGGCGAGGACGTGGACACGGTCACGGCGCTGCTCGCTGGGATCGCCGCCCAGATGCAGACTGAGACCCCTTACCAGCCCTTCATCCTCGCACCGCTCGAGATCATCGGCGTCGACGCTTTCGAGCAGACCGGCATCCGCGTGAAGGTGCGCATCAAGACGGCGCCGCTGAAGCAGTGGTTCATCGGCCGCGAGTTCCGGCGGCGGGTGAACGTCGCGTTCCAGGAGCGCGGGATTCAGATGTGGTCGCCGCAGCTGCAGGCCACGGTCTCAATTCCCAACGCCGCCGCGCCCGACTCCGACGCGGCGCCGACGGCTGGACAAGCGGAGGGCCCACGTTAG
- the hpt gene encoding hypoxanthine phosphoribosyltransferase encodes MPTTTTLIAQADIHARIRTMAAEIERDYPGEDGIHLVAILKGGFMFMADLVRAMSERVTMDFMAVSSYGKGTTSSGQVRVLKDLDSNVEGRHVILVEDIVDTGLTLHYLQDLLKARAPQTLKTACLLSKPSRRKVEVAVDYIGFTIDDHFVVGYGLDYAEKYRNLPYIAVLEQ; translated from the coding sequence ATGCCGACCACGACTACGCTGATCGCCCAAGCCGACATCCACGCGCGGATCCGCACCATGGCCGCCGAAATCGAGCGCGACTACCCGGGAGAGGATGGCATCCATCTCGTCGCCATCCTCAAGGGCGGCTTCATGTTCATGGCCGACCTGGTGCGGGCGATGAGCGAGCGCGTCACCATGGATTTCATGGCGGTGTCGAGCTACGGGAAGGGGACGACGTCTTCCGGCCAGGTGCGCGTGCTCAAGGATCTGGACAGCAACGTCGAAGGGCGGCACGTCATCCTCGTCGAAGACATTGTCGATACGGGGCTGACGCTGCACTACCTGCAGGACCTGCTGAAGGCGCGGGCGCCGCAGACGCTGAAGACAGCGTGTCTGCTGAGCAAGCCGTCGCGGCGCAAGGTGGAGGTCGCCGTCGACTACATCGGGTTCACGATCGACGATCATTTCGTGGTCGGCTACGGGCTGGACTACGCCGAGAAATACCGGAATCTCCCGTACATCGCGGTGCTGGAGCAGTGA